Below is a window of Humulus lupulus chromosome 9, drHumLupu1.1, whole genome shotgun sequence DNA.
gtttgggcatttggggttatatgatggctttgctaaaaataaagagaaggagagttagggcaatgagaagatgaagaagaagaagaggaaaatgggctgaagtgggagcttaggaggtgaatcaagggagcttgtagggtggattctctacttgaggtatgggttttatgagcatttaagtttgatttctgttttgaattgtgaaatctatagcttgagttaagtttttagtGTTTGAGTTTGgtgttgctgatttttgcaatctaagggtggattgttgggtatgtttgtgttttgagcttgaatctagtgcctataggttgttaagttgttcatatgaagttttaaattgattttggggcttacgtgtgagtttgggttgaattgggtgtgttttggatgatgaaatgcagaggaaaaacacagtttttctgggttcgcgaaggagcgccgcggccctgttcttgggcgccgcggcgtgaAGCTGTTAGCAGTCAGGGGGCTttctgacttcgctgggcgccgcggcgctacgcctttttcaggatgggaaattttgcatttttgggcatttgttccaggggctcgggggatgtttccgatggattgttttaggaatttgggagtcccgagagtgtgggattggtcccgggaagcggtctttgatttgattagtattgagggatgtttcttgtgtgttgtgactaggatgttggtgaggctcgtgcgagaggaccgtgctcgcggctttagtgcatcaggaggctcggaatacaggtaagaaaactataacacccgtaggatagggcgtgggcccatagtgtgattgcggggcacggccctatattgcatgatgagatgattgtcgggcatggccctatattgcattacatgttagggtgtaggcttacatgtattgataattgtatgaatgttgtttgatttatgctatgtatgattataatgaaatgaacggcaagggccgagtgcggcgtaggccgggtacggcactggagccggaagtaacacctagcacatgggatgcttatggtgagggtaggacccaggggatacgtgtgatatccctgcggtgaggaccgagacccccaggcttcggtaaggctttgggggcggcatggccgtgtttgcttagtctaatggttgacttgtttgtatgtggattatctgttatgataaactatataaattgcatatgttatgttctgcatgagttttcttgctgggcttcggctcacgggtgctctgtgttgcaggtaagggcaatgtctgagtcaaccaaccatgagtacggagagcgtgaagcgacgcgtacatgtttggcctgcccggctGCTTTGGCTGGAGGTTTAttcgaaaaatggctgtaataatctaggaTTTTTATgattgatcaactgtaaactcattttaagatgtaaatagttttcaaaccttattttgggatcccaaatgtttaatactagaagttttcattgaatcagcgcattttcaaagattacagccttaaattttaattagtcacactttcgtaagaaaacctcggttagcgagttctttgcacactgttttgtcttaaaactcacttagtaacggctctaaggaagtagggcgttacaaagcaAGACACTTTGAGAGCCCTGTACAATCTTTCAATCTTCCCATCAAATGTTTCATTTATTCTGGAAACTGATTTGATCCCATTTATGTTGAGCGCATTGGGAGACATGGAAGTGAGTGAGAGAATTCTTTCAATTCTGGGCAATGTGGTTTCAACCCCAGAAGGCCGGAAAGCAATTGGCGCTGTTCGGGATGCGTTCCCCATTTTGGTTGATGTGTTAAATTGGAATGACTCCCCAGCATGTCAAGAGAAGGCATCCTACATTTTGATGGTTTTGGCCCATAAAACTTATGGGTACAGGCAGGCCATGATCGAAGCCGGAATCGTTTCGGCTTTGCTTGAATTGACACTTTTGGGTTGTACATTGGCCCAAAAGAGGGCTTCTCGGATATTGGCATGTCTGAGAGTGGACAAAGGGAAGCAAGTTTCAGAGAGATTTTGTGGGAATTTGGGTGGTGCTACCGTGTCTGCACCAATTTGTGGCTCTTCATCCTCTTCGGCAAATCCGAATATGGGTTCTTCAAAGTGTTTGGAAGAGGAGGATATGATGAGCGAGGAGAAGAAAGCTGTGAAGCAGTTAGTTCAACAGAGGTTGCAAAATAACATGAGGAAGATAGTGAAGAGGGCCAATTTGCCACAAGATCTCGTTCCTATTCACTTCAAGTCACTCACAGCACGTTCAACTTCTAAGAGTTTGCCATTCTGAGGAGTTGAACCTGCTAATGTGGGGGAAGGTTTGAAGATTATCTGaagttagttttcttttcatgTTCTTATTAATCAAGCTTCTGGTCTTTTCTACCTTTTTTGTTAGTGTATGAAATAGTTATCCTTGTTTATTATTTAAAGTTAATATAAATTATAGTTGTTATATTGTTATCTGAGTAGAAATTTTCTCATATGGGCAATTCCCATTTATGTTGTTTTCGGTGTCTGAGTGAGTGTGAATGTTGTGTGCCATTACAATTTGGCTCGAACATGAACTTATTGCTCTGGAAAGGTTATTGTCTCGAAATTATTTATAAACAAACCACCGTGAGGATGACACTAACTAAATAATTTGACCAAAGTTTCTAGTGACGCTTTGCTGTCTGTCTGGCCAGTGGTATGAAATGCAAATTTATAAAATCAGAGGGATTTTTTAGTCATGTTATATTGTTGCTCTATGGGGTCACTTTCCACCCTTTCTTACATTTGTGTCCATTCCTTGGCCTTACCCACAGTTCTATTTACATAATCGGTTGAAAGGGGTGTCGGTCATTTTCTCATGCCTACTGTCTTAGACCAAGGACCATTCACACGGTATTCTCCATCTGAGGGAATCTTTTCTATGTGGGTTTTTTAGTTTTGGGTCTGAAAGTTCCAtctggaatctttggatttgcaGAGACAAGTGTATTAAATGTCTGGAGTGAGAAAACATGGAACTTTTAGTGCTAACCTCTCTCTATTTTACttgattagtttaataatttTCAGTGCTTATCCTCTGGTATCTGTCTTGTATTATAatatggaccacaaaagcttaaagtaatTCTTCATGgaaaaaggagctcaacatgagacagcacaggtggttagaattggtaaaggattatgactgcgaaatcctataccacccgggaaaggcaaacgtagttgctgatgcgctaagtaggaagagttatggaagtctagcggCATTAGCAGGattagaaaagccgctacagcaggagctaatcagtgccggaatagatgtagcatcccagaattttacttagttagatagtagtagtagtagtaggtagtaatagcttatagtatgttagttttagctgatattggttcaagctgggatttagttggatacttatagcaatagttatgaattttataagtttaacctatagtttagaaatattaattataacataaggtttaattttttttagtagttatgattattatagtatagtataggtttatgatattagtagccttgtttgtaAAAAAGGGAgtgattgcataagaataaattaattatgatattattaaaaagtgttatggatcgagcctacataaagcccaaaagcccaataagattttagccttagtaaattcgaaatcattttagggaattagagtttgttattttatggttagttaagatatttgtggattaggttgttatttagataattaaatagatttttcgtaactttaggatattgtaacttccaacctatttttgaaccagttatgttatgaatttcgaaaaacagtatttctagaaagttgtagataattgaattttctttctaatcgtataaagatggtctaaatcgcaATCATAcaactccagttatgttgattttactatggGTGAGTTTAGAgctacgagatttaggaagttagaggttgagatttttttttatattagattattcctcaattatttaataaaaatattaataatataatttagagatatttttTACAGAAGTTatgattatattttatttaaatttaaatttagattatagttagaatgaaattaattaaataaaagaaagatctataaactctagaaccttctagaaccattaagagcatgacacttgtcataatcatgtttatttaaggatttaagtttaaatacaagaaagatctagaaactctggAACCTttcagaaccattaagagcatgacacttgtcataattatgtttatttaaggatttaagtattttttttaataggatagtttcactcctcaaactctataaataggacccttcactcaaccattttattcattcttcaagtacagttcagagcctccaagctgcttagattattcttgagagaaacactagagttttgggataaaagctttaccaTCTAAAGctttgtaaacacttgggttgtgagatatagtgtgatttcgatatCGAGATGTAGAACGATTCTAGTTTATCCAAGGTATTTGAGTTCTTtaatttaaggttcttctcggtaagtttcttctttgatggtttagtttttttttttttttcatctcttttctttagaaactcaccattctttatgtttggttttaggagttccaatCTCGCTATTGTCTCCAGtattccagtttttggtaaggaaaatcaGGTAGTTTTGAATTAGGATCTAGTTATGATATGCTTTATGTTTCTATGATCTAACATGTCAGGTATAAtgaaggggtaagtgtgtctagacctaaggtgtccaatgatgtatgacggactatgtccggtaagCTCGATTACCAAAAATTTATGatggacctatgtccggtgtatgacggacttttgtccggggcttaatcgCCACCTctatataaacacttatctttttactATATCTAGCCtgttattatagttatgattatgatatatgacctatagttatgattatgatatatgacctagtTATGATTATAATATATGACCTAtagtatgattatgatatatgacttatagttacgattatgatttatgacctatgacctatagttataacttatgacttatgacttagattatgatttagaattatggcttaagttatgatatgatccAGAGGTTTGTGTTGGTATGActtttgtgaatttatgttatgtttgattatatgactaacgtttgtttgtattttccttattgggcttagaagctcactccttatgatgttgttattttaggaaattaaggatagaaaggtcggtggcaaGTGgcacctaagagcttcgtgatgtattcgttggcgaccatatagtcgaggaagatcaagcgggactattttttttattaaaacatgttatgttaaaaaagttttatttaaatattgctcatttttatgttaaagatagttatgttattttaaaaaaaaaccatggccatgtatttattttcaagttttttttaagtttttattcaataaaagagcaatatttacaattacgacccaacgctgtgttctcagtaatctatgagaaattagggcgttacaagtggtatcaaAGCCCATGGCTATATTAGTCCTGAACattcccacgaaatacacacgatagctacaatggacctactcgttaccaagtaagtatacacattgttttccaaatatgtttgttatatttttttttgttattttcataaattatCCCAATGGACAAAGGTAAAAGCTATAAGAAGGATACCGACCCTGAGTATGATAATGGATCCGATGGGAAGGATTAGATGCATATAAGAACACatcattaaattttattatatgctTGTTTAGAATATTTTcactagatttttttttaaaaaaaaaaaagatgttattttcttttgttattatttcattgtttagtaagtgttaagaaaattttggattcaattgaaagtaaaaagtttaaattcatctcttatgGATTAGCCCATTTATgaaggcccattttctttgcataaTTATATTGGATCTAattaaatgaataacaattaataaagcaagggttaaaattcctgtcttttgggtccaagtggatgttagggggccttagtagtgggtacgatatactgaatccgtccctcctccatggaagattcaattgttaaggcccatttacccgagttggacttaattataatagggtagtttttatagatagatggacctaatacatagtagtacaataggctaagttgtatcttctacttgttttgttttcttttggggaaaaaaaaaagagacgcATGGAGCAAAAACCAAGAAGATCcaaaagactaaatggccaaggtaGAGGCCAAGGCAGAACCCGAGGAAGAAGAAGGGGCGAGGAATAAGAGTAGTCACCACCCCTACATATGAAGAAATTCCAGCAGCCCTAGGAGTGCCACAAGCACCTAATGTAGTGGAAGATATGGTAGCCACTGCTATTCGAATAAACTTGGAAATAGAAAATGCCTGTCTTAGGGTAGAATTAAAGAGAAGGGAAGAAGAATTCCAAAAAAATTTAGGACAACAACAACAAATGGTGcagcaagtcattcctctagTGCAATTACTACAATTGGCAGAACCTCGCTACGAGGCGGTATATGAACGCTTTAGGAAATAGCAACCACCGAACTGCGATGGCGGGtcagacccaatagaagcagaagaatggcttcgatcaGTGGAGTCCATTCTAGAACTTATGTGGCTGGGAAACGAAGATTGAGTCTCATGtgcttcaagcttgctaaagaagGATTCCCACATCTAGTGGGATATAGTAAACCTGACTAGAGATGTGAACGTGatgacttgggatgagtttatccaagtgttcaacaagaattACTACAGTCCtacgattctagccacaagggtggatgaattcatcgcgcttactcaagggaattcgactgtgacggagtatgccaggaagtttgataggctggctaagttcgcggcggacatggtacccaccgagatgctaagaattcaaagattcgtgaagggactaaaacctatgatagcccgtgacGTGAAGTTGATCCGGGGGATAACCAGTTATGCAAAAACATTAGAGGGAGCTTTGGAAGCTGAGCAGGCTGAAGAAAGAATCTGGAAAGAAAGTGTGACCAGAAGggacgccaaaaagaataataatGATCAGAACGACCACAAACAGAAACATGGCGATGGTCAAAATTAGAAAGTCGACAAGACAAATAAGACTCCATCAGAAAATAACGGgaataagaagccctatgtggaatatccccaaTGTCCTTTCTAcaagaggaagcattcaggagaatgTCGATATAGGAtgaaaggttgtttcaattgtggagatgaaggacacattaaaaaggattgcccaaagttgaaggatcAAAGGAAAGATGATAAGCTAGTTCCAGCCAGAGattttgctcttactagaggtgaagcagaaactagtaatactgTGGTAGCAGGTCAGGTCACTAACTCTGGTAAATTATGAAATGTATTATTCAATTCAGGAGCTacgcattcctttgtttctatgaatatgattgatagcttagatagaccgtgcgaactttttagagataagtttgtcacggagttaccctcAGGGGAAAGAATGCTATTTAGTAGAGGGGTGCGTAGTGTTGTAGTTAGAACCGAAGGAAGAGAACCACCAGTAGATTTGTTCGatttagaccttaaggattatgatgtaattttaggcatggattggttaaaaaaacatggggcaacgatagactgtaagggtaagaaAGTCAACTTTCAACCAGAAGGCGGAGAACAattcaccttcaaaggagaagtttctccaACTCGCATACCGATAATCTCAGCTCTCAAAGATCAACGATTATTCAATAACGGTTGCCAAGCATTTccagccagtgtggtggataaaacATGAGAGTCGCAactcgaaccaaaggatgtacatatagtatgcgaatttcccgaggtgtttccagaagatctaccgagattacctctgattagggaaattgagtttgaaatagaattggcacttGAGACGGCACCAATATcaaaagctccctatagaatggcgcctactgagctaaaggagttaaagatccaACTGTTGGAGCTTTTAGACAAAGGTTTCGTCCGACCAAGCTATTCTCCTTGGGGAGCACCAATGTtgtttgtcaaaaagaaggatgagagtatgaggatgtgcatcgattaccgagagCTAAATAAAGTgatgatcaagaacaaataccctttacctCAAATAGACAATCTTGTCGAtctacggtattctcgaagatagattttTGGTCAGGGtgtaacgctctacttccttagagccgttactaagtgagtttaaacaCGTGCgtccaactcgctaatcgaggttttgggtcaaatagtgtaattaagccataaacagaggaaaaactttagaaataattccatttcattgaaaatcataaaagtttaacacttgggatcccaaaatacagtttagaaatatttacaacatataaactgaaccaagtcgactaaacgacaaaatctaggtttatttacaaacatctcccaaaatccactggctgtggcagccaggctggccaaacatgtacacaccacttcatgcctgctacactcatggttggctagctttctccttgcccttacttgcaccacagagcatctgtgagccgaagcccaacaagaaaacccataacagataacatatgcaaaacatacaccaagtatacaatttggccatcaataggctaaacgcATACGGCctagtcgtcccaggcgcttaccaggccctgggttcgcggtccacactgtgaggatatcccaggtatccttttagggactcgccctagcaactagcactccacgtgctcaacgctgctcctggccccttgccgtactcggccttgcactcaacgtgcctaacatcgttcccagccctttgccgttcccggtccctgccgacctcggcctacactattcctggctcttgccgatcattcacataattgcactcatagcataataatcaagtatagaatactagcaaatacaatcaaagggctacgccctgcaattcaaacacgttgggctcaaccctgcatacaagctatatgggaacaagggttttcttacctgagtcccgagctctccgagcaccaaTGTCATGAGCACATTCCTCTAgattgagcctcgccgaaaccctagtcacaacacaataacaatatctatccatcaagttctaatccattaaataactttgagccacaactctaacctccgggactttgaattctatcaatccgggtgacaaaatccatcctgacccttaaccattgagttcccaagcctaaacacccttaaaaacacaagctgGCACTAAGAGTTgtggccctacccacaagcgccgcggctagcctcgaaacagaggctagcacctctctgacacccacacgggccgcggggCGCATGaatcttctcggcctcccatggccgcacgcgcacacgggccgcggcatgcccatcctagggtcgtggccctcacctccaacccagaaatcttcatcatttttctata
It encodes the following:
- the LOC133799792 gene encoding U-box domain-containing protein 39-like; its protein translation is MPPPVDNTVEIARLRQQVVELLQQQNKGAIVKAGAVHKMLKLIESLNSLNPSVSEAIVANFIGLSALDSNKPIIGSSGAIPFLIESLKDFENTSSPQAKHQDTLRALYNLSIFPSNVSFILETDLIPFMLSALGDMEVSERILSILGNVVSTPEGRKAIGAVRDAFPILVDVLNWNDSPACQEKASYILMVLAHKTYGYRQAMIEAGIVSALLELTLLGCTLAQKRASRILACLRVDKGKQVSERFCGNLGGATVSAPICGSSSSSANPNMGSSKCLEEEDMMSEEKKAVKQLVQQRLQNNMRKIVKRANLPQDLVPIHFKSLTARSTSKSLPF